In a genomic window of Sulfuricaulis sp.:
- a CDS encoding HigA family addiction module antitoxin, with protein MAMRSPAHPGEVLREYLPEDMTVTEAARRLGVTRQAFSALLNGRAGVSAEMALRLAQALGTSAEMWLSMQTAYDLWEAKRRPPKVSRIAA; from the coding sequence ATGGCTATGCGTAGTCCTGCTCATCCTGGCGAGGTGCTGCGCGAGTATCTGCCAGAGGACATGACGGTGACGGAAGCGGCGCGCCGGCTGGGCGTTACCCGGCAGGCATTCTCGGCACTGCTAAACGGCCGCGCCGGGGTGAGCGCAGAAATGGCGCTGCGCCTGGCTCAGGCGCTCGGCACCAGCGCAGAAATGTGGCTCTCGATGCAGACTGCCTATGACTTATGGGAGGCGAAACGCAGGCCACCCAAGGTCAGTCGTATCGCTGCATAG
- a CDS encoding type II toxin-antitoxin system HicB family antitoxin — protein sequence MREFLYPARFTPDKKDGGYVVTFRDIPEAITQGETTDECLEEAAGALQAALEGRIMSDLDIPKASKLKRGEHSIAVPVQTALKAALYLEMRKTGITRVELARRLRIDEKEARRMLDPHHPTKADRLEKALAVLGRHAELRVA from the coding sequence ATGCGCGAATTTCTTTATCCCGCCCGGTTTACCCCGGACAAAAAGGACGGAGGTTATGTCGTAACCTTTCGTGATATCCCCGAGGCTATCACCCAAGGCGAGACGACCGACGAGTGTCTGGAGGAAGCAGCGGGAGCGCTCCAGGCGGCACTCGAAGGCCGGATTATGAGTGACCTTGATATCCCGAAGGCCTCAAAGTTGAAGCGGGGAGAGCATTCCATCGCCGTCCCGGTGCAAACGGCTCTCAAGGCGGCGCTTTACCTGGAAATGCGTAAAACCGGTATCACCCGGGTCGAGCTTGCGCGCCGCCTGCGCATCGACGAGAAAGAAGCTCGCCGCATGCTGGATCCGCATCACCCCACGAAAGCCGACCGGTTGGAAAAAGCACTTGCCGTGTTGGGCAGGCATGCTGAGCTGCGCGTAGCCTGA
- a CDS encoding type II toxin-antitoxin system HicA family toxin: MSDTLSMRGNEFIRRVQKYAKARGIHCEWHSEMGKGSHGVLILGDRRTVVRNPKDELKTGTMYAMLKQLGLSRTEI, from the coding sequence TTGTCCGATACTCTTTCCATGCGAGGCAATGAGTTTATCCGCCGGGTGCAAAAATATGCCAAGGCGCGAGGGATCCACTGTGAATGGCACTCAGAGATGGGCAAAGGTAGCCACGGTGTATTGATTCTCGGTGACCGGCGCACCGTGGTCCGTAATCCCAAGGATGAACTCAAAACGGGAACCATGTATGCGATGTTGAAACAGCTAGGCTTGTCGAGAACCGAGATTTAA
- the tldD gene encoding metalloprotease TldD, with protein MSANRLTLARQSLLEPAGLGETELTRLMGQLMSGSVDYADLYFQYSRHESWSLEEGKVKSGSHSIEQGVGVRAVAGEKTGFAYSDEIILPALLSAAGAARAIVQQGAPSRAPAAFRGELGRQLYRQDDPLASLPDDAKVKLLERVEKEARAQDPRVKQVMASLASTHEVVLVVRSDGVMAGDVRPLVRLNVTVIVEQDGHRESGSHGGGGRFAYDYFNQEDRALGYAREAVRQALVNLEAVDAPAGTMTVVLGPGWPGILLHEAIGHGLEGDFNRKGTSAFAGRIGQRVASEQCTVVDDGTIPDRRGSLNVDDEGTTTQNTVLIENGILKGYMQDTMNARLMGVAPTGNGRRESYAHLPMPRMTNTYMLNGKFDPQEIIGSVSKGLYAVSFGGGQVDITSGKFVFSASEAYLIENGKITRPVKGATLIGNGPDVLTRVSMVGNDMQLDPGVGTCGKEGQSVPVGVGQPTLKIDSLTVGGTQHE; from the coding sequence ATGAGCGCGAACAGGCTGACACTGGCGCGCCAGTCGCTGCTGGAACCCGCTGGTTTGGGCGAGACGGAGCTGACACGCCTCATGGGCCAGCTGATGTCGGGCAGCGTGGATTATGCCGATCTTTATTTCCAGTACAGCCGGCACGAATCCTGGTCGCTCGAAGAAGGCAAGGTTAAATCCGGCAGTCACAGCATCGAACAGGGTGTGGGCGTGCGCGCTGTCGCCGGAGAAAAAACCGGTTTCGCCTATTCTGATGAAATAATTTTGCCCGCGCTGCTGTCGGCGGCCGGCGCCGCACGTGCCATCGTGCAGCAGGGCGCGCCGTCGCGCGCGCCGGCGGCTTTCCGCGGCGAGCTGGGGCGCCAGCTTTACCGGCAGGATGATCCGCTTGCGAGCTTGCCCGACGACGCCAAGGTGAAATTGCTCGAACGTGTGGAAAAAGAAGCGCGTGCGCAGGACCCGCGCGTGAAACAGGTCATGGCAAGTCTGGCCTCGACACATGAAGTGGTGTTGGTGGTGCGTTCGGATGGCGTAATGGCCGGTGACGTGCGCCCGCTGGTGCGGCTCAACGTCACCGTGATCGTGGAGCAGGACGGTCACCGCGAATCGGGCAGTCATGGTGGTGGTGGCCGCTTTGCCTACGATTATTTCAATCAGGAAGACCGCGCGCTGGGTTACGCGCGCGAGGCGGTGCGCCAGGCGCTGGTGAATCTCGAGGCCGTGGACGCGCCCGCTGGCACCATGACGGTGGTGCTCGGACCCGGCTGGCCGGGCATCCTGCTGCACGAGGCCATCGGCCACGGGCTCGAAGGCGATTTCAATCGCAAGGGCACTTCCGCCTTTGCCGGGCGCATCGGACAGCGTGTGGCCTCCGAACAATGCACGGTGGTGGACGACGGCACTATTCCCGACCGGCGCGGCTCGCTCAACGTGGACGATGAAGGCACGACGACGCAGAACACCGTGCTTATCGAGAACGGCATTCTCAAGGGCTACATGCAGGACACGATGAACGCGCGCCTCATGGGCGTCGCGCCTACCGGCAATGGCCGGCGCGAGTCCTACGCGCACCTGCCGATGCCGCGCATGACCAACACATATATGTTGAATGGCAAATTCGATCCGCAGGAAATCATCGGCTCGGTCAGCAAAGGCCTGTACGCCGTCAGCTTCGGCGGCGGGCAGGTGGATATCACCTCGGGCAAGTTCGTGTTCTCCGCTTCCGAGGCTTATCTCATCGAAAACGGAAAGATCACGCGGCCGGTCAAGGGTGCGACCCTGATCGGTAACGGCCCGGACGTGCTCACGCGCGTGTCCATGGTCGGCAACGACATGCAGCTCGACCCCGGTGTCGGCACCTGCGGCAAGGAAGGCCAGAGTGTGCCGGTGGGCGTGGGTCAGCCGACGCTCAAGATCGACAGCCTCACCGTGGGAGGCACGCAGCATGAGTAG
- a CDS encoding type II toxin-antitoxin system Phd/YefM family antitoxin, whose protein sequence is MKKRWQLQEAKNQLSRVVTEAREHGPQTITVHGHPAAVVISIEEFRRLAAEKKPLSQFFRDLAPKGAGLRVKRSRDTGRRTEL, encoded by the coding sequence ATGAAAAAGCGCTGGCAGTTGCAGGAAGCCAAGAACCAATTGAGCCGCGTGGTAACAGAAGCCCGTGAGCATGGGCCGCAAACCATCACAGTGCACGGACACCCCGCGGCCGTGGTGATTTCGATTGAGGAATTCCGCCGCCTGGCGGCGGAAAAAAAACCACTCTCTCAATTCTTTCGCGATCTTGCACCGAAAGGGGCTGGTCTCAGAGTCAAACGTTCGCGTGACACGGGACGCAGGACCGAGTTGTGA
- a CDS encoding class I SAM-dependent DNA methyltransferase: MPRTKKAPKAAQPQTTTQSLGSLIKSARDIMRKDKGLNGDLDRLPMLTWIMFLKFLDDLELQGKEEAKLAGKKFRPAIEPPYRWRDWGARADGITGDELLAFINSEKCVRPDGTRGPGLFAYLRKLTSSNGDDRRDVIATVFKGVDNRMKSGYLLRDVINKVHGIHFTSSDELHTLGSLYESMLREMRDAAGDSGEFYTPRPVVRFMVKAVNPCLGETVLDPACGTGGFLVEAFNHLSQQVKTVADRRVLQEKSLFGYEPKPLPYLLAQMNLLLHGLDAPQIDPGNALRFKLTEIGEKDRVDVILTNPPFGGEEEKGIQGNFPEDRQIAETALLFLQLIMRRLRRTSSKGGFARAAVVVPNGILFGDGVCARIKEELLKEYNLHFIVRLPNGVFAPYTSIPTNIMFFDRSGPTKEVWYYEHPLPEGRKNYTKTQPIQFEEFKSCLEWWSKREENDRAWKVSADELLANNCNLDRKNPRGKADFEHLPPEQLADDILKKEQRIVEIVAEIKSVLTQKP; this comes from the coding sequence ATGCCCCGAACCAAGAAAGCACCCAAGGCGGCTCAACCGCAAACTACCACCCAATCCCTTGGGAGCCTCATCAAGTCCGCGCGCGATATCATGCGCAAAGACAAGGGACTCAACGGTGACCTCGACCGCCTGCCAATGCTCACCTGGATCATGTTCCTCAAGTTCCTCGACGATCTGGAACTTCAGGGCAAGGAAGAGGCCAAACTTGCCGGCAAGAAGTTCCGCCCGGCCATTGAACCTCCGTACCGTTGGCGCGATTGGGGCGCACGGGCCGATGGTATAACGGGCGACGAATTACTCGCGTTCATTAACTCGGAAAAATGCGTTCGGCCGGACGGCACGCGTGGTCCGGGCCTGTTTGCCTACCTGCGCAAGCTCACCAGCTCCAATGGCGACGACCGCCGCGACGTGATTGCCACCGTTTTCAAGGGAGTGGATAACCGCATGAAGAGCGGTTACCTCCTGCGCGATGTCATCAACAAGGTGCACGGCATTCACTTCACGTCCAGTGATGAGCTGCACACCTTAGGCAGTCTCTACGAATCCATGCTGCGGGAGATGCGTGATGCGGCGGGAGATTCCGGCGAGTTCTACACACCGCGCCCGGTGGTGCGTTTCATGGTCAAGGCCGTCAATCCTTGTCTCGGCGAGACCGTGCTCGACCCAGCCTGCGGCACTGGTGGCTTCCTCGTCGAGGCATTCAATCACCTGAGCCAGCAGGTAAAGACCGTCGCCGATCGCAGGGTGCTTCAGGAGAAATCCCTTTTCGGCTACGAACCCAAGCCGTTGCCATATCTGCTTGCGCAGATGAACCTTCTACTGCACGGGCTGGATGCCCCTCAGATAGACCCCGGCAACGCACTGCGCTTCAAGCTCACCGAAATCGGCGAGAAGGATCGCGTGGACGTGATCCTGACCAATCCGCCCTTTGGCGGCGAGGAGGAGAAGGGTATCCAGGGCAACTTCCCCGAGGATCGGCAGATCGCCGAAACCGCGCTGCTTTTCCTTCAGCTCATCATGCGCCGCCTGCGTCGTACGTCGAGTAAGGGCGGTTTCGCTAGAGCAGCAGTGGTTGTGCCCAACGGTATACTCTTCGGCGACGGTGTCTGCGCCCGCATCAAGGAGGAGTTGCTCAAGGAGTACAATCTTCACTTTATTGTCCGCCTGCCCAACGGCGTGTTCGCGCCGTACACGAGCATTCCGACGAATATCATGTTCTTCGACCGCTCCGGGCCGACGAAGGAGGTTTGGTATTACGAGCACCCGTTGCCGGAAGGGCGCAAGAACTACACCAAGACCCAGCCGATCCAGTTCGAGGAATTCAAGTCATGCCTCGAATGGTGGAGCAAACGGGAAGAAAACGACCGCGCCTGGAAGGTGAGCGCTGATGAACTGCTCGCCAACAACTGCAACCTCGACCGCAAGAACCCGCGCGGCAAGGCGGACTTCGAGCACCTGCCACCGGAACAGCTTGCCGATGACATCCTTAAGAAGGAGCAGCGGATCGTGGAGATCGTGGCAGAAATTAAAAGCGTGTTGACACAGAAACCATGA
- the hsdR gene encoding EcoAI/FtnUII family type I restriction enzme subunit R: protein MPTEADTCRKFVVPKLQSAGWDNEPHSIAEQRTITDGRIVPVGKGFVRKPPKRVDFLLRFTRDFPLAVVEAKANYKKAADGMQQAKEYAEMLGLKFAYATNGHEVLEFDYFTGRESRISDYPTPQELWQRYRAASKIKDNQTAERLLAPYNHDVGKGERYYQQIAINRTVEAVLKGQQRILLTMATGTGKTAVAFQICWKLWNARWNRTGEHRRPRILYLADRNILIDQPKDGIFAAFGDARYKIESGEVVKSREMYFAIYQALAEDERRVGLFKSYSTEFFDLVIVDECHRGSARDDSAWRSILEYFKPAYQLGMTATPLRNESRDTYLYFGNPIYEYSLRQGIDDGFLAPYRVHRVITEWDAAGWRPSKDELDRYGRSIPDDEYQTKDFERVVALRARTLAIAKHLTEFLKKNDRFAKTIIFCVDQEHASEMRQALSNLNSDLVTQYPDYACRVTADEGDIGRGHLGRFQDVDTRTPTILTTSQLLTTGVDAPTCKNVVLARVIGSMSEFKQIIGRGTRVRDDYDKLWFNIIDYTGSATRMFADPDFDGDPVKLTEEELLKTGETRIITEEEPRKDVAELEVPYIIEPPEEDRRKYYFDGGSVEIAAHLVHELDPDGKQLRVVRYTDYAAEKVRTLCPTARELHKKWADPTQRFEIIQALEERGVSFAELAEQAKMPEADPFDLLCHLAFNAPLRTRRERAQRLKSERKGFFEQHGPEARQILEELLEKYAEHGNAQFVLPDVLHVPPISTHGTVREISAAFGGTEKLRQAVHDLQNLLYAAS, encoded by the coding sequence ATGCCTACCGAAGCCGATACCTGCCGCAAGTTTGTTGTCCCTAAGCTCCAGTCAGCGGGTTGGGATAACGAGCCGCATTCCATCGCGGAGCAACGCACCATCACTGATGGGCGCATTGTGCCGGTGGGGAAAGGCTTCGTGCGTAAACCACCTAAACGAGTGGATTTCCTTCTACGTTTTACGCGAGATTTCCCGCTCGCAGTCGTAGAAGCCAAAGCGAACTATAAGAAAGCTGCCGACGGTATGCAGCAAGCCAAGGAATATGCCGAAATGCTTGGCCTCAAATTCGCTTACGCCACCAACGGTCACGAAGTTCTCGAATTTGATTACTTCACGGGTCGTGAATCCCGTATCTCAGACTACCCGACGCCCCAAGAACTTTGGCAGCGCTACCGTGCGGCTAGCAAGATCAAGGACAACCAAACTGCAGAGCGTCTACTCGCTCCCTACAACCACGATGTCGGCAAGGGCGAGCGCTATTACCAACAGATAGCCATCAACAGAACGGTTGAGGCGGTACTGAAGGGCCAGCAACGTATATTGCTTACCATGGCCACGGGAACCGGCAAGACCGCCGTGGCCTTTCAAATCTGCTGGAAACTCTGGAACGCCCGCTGGAACCGCACAGGCGAACATCGCCGTCCGCGCATTCTCTATCTTGCCGACCGTAATATTCTCATTGATCAGCCAAAGGACGGTATCTTTGCTGCCTTCGGTGACGCGCGGTACAAGATCGAATCCGGCGAGGTCGTGAAGAGTCGTGAAATGTATTTCGCGATCTATCAGGCTCTTGCCGAAGACGAACGCCGGGTCGGCCTATTCAAGTCATACTCTACTGAATTCTTCGATCTGGTCATCGTAGACGAGTGTCACCGTGGTAGTGCTCGCGATGACAGCGCCTGGCGCAGTATTTTGGAATACTTCAAACCAGCGTATCAGCTCGGCATGACGGCCACGCCTCTGCGTAACGAAAGCCGCGATACATATCTCTATTTCGGTAACCCGATCTATGAGTACAGCTTGCGTCAAGGCATTGATGACGGTTTCCTAGCACCGTACCGGGTACACCGTGTTATCACAGAATGGGATGCCGCCGGTTGGCGACCTAGCAAGGATGAACTCGACCGCTATGGGCGATCTATCCCGGACGATGAGTATCAAACGAAGGATTTTGAACGTGTGGTGGCCCTGCGTGCCCGCACTCTGGCCATCGCCAAACACCTAACGGAGTTTCTTAAGAAAAACGACCGCTTCGCCAAGACAATCATTTTCTGTGTGGATCAGGAGCATGCCAGCGAGATGCGACAAGCCCTATCCAACCTGAACAGCGATCTGGTCACCCAATACCCGGACTATGCCTGTCGCGTTACAGCAGACGAGGGCGACATCGGGCGCGGCCACCTCGGGCGCTTTCAGGACGTGGATACCCGGACACCCACAATCCTGACTACTTCGCAGCTTCTTACCACGGGTGTGGATGCGCCGACGTGCAAAAACGTGGTGCTTGCCCGTGTCATAGGCTCCATGAGTGAGTTCAAGCAGATCATCGGTCGCGGTACCCGCGTGCGCGACGACTACGACAAGCTCTGGTTCAATATCATCGACTACACGGGTTCGGCCACGCGCATGTTTGCCGATCCGGATTTTGATGGTGATCCTGTGAAGCTCACAGAGGAAGAACTGCTCAAAACCGGTGAAACTCGCATTATTACCGAGGAGGAGCCGCGCAAGGATGTCGCAGAGCTGGAAGTGCCGTATATCATCGAGCCTCCGGAAGAAGATCGCAGGAAGTACTACTTCGACGGCGGTTCGGTTGAAATCGCCGCCCATCTCGTCCACGAGCTGGACCCTGATGGCAAGCAACTCCGCGTGGTGCGCTATACCGACTACGCCGCCGAAAAGGTCCGTACCCTATGCCCAACCGCGCGTGAGCTTCACAAGAAATGGGCTGATCCCACTCAGCGTTTCGAGATCATCCAAGCTCTCGAAGAAAGGGGCGTGAGCTTTGCCGAGTTGGCGGAGCAGGCCAAGATGCCCGAGGCAGACCCATTCGACCTGCTGTGCCATCTCGCCTTTAACGCCCCGCTGCGTACACGTCGCGAGCGTGCGCAGCGACTGAAAAGCGAGCGCAAGGGCTTCTTCGAGCAACATGGCCCCGAGGCCCGCCAGATTTTGGAAGAGCTTTTGGAAAAATACGCGGAGCATGGCAACGCCCAATTCGTCCTGCCGGACGTGTTACATGTCCCGCCCATCTCAACGCATGGCACGGTGCGCGAAATCAGTGCGGCTTTCGGTGGCACCGAGAAACTCCGGCAAGCCGTGCACGATTTGCAAAACCTGCTGTACGCCGCATCTTGA
- a CDS encoding type II toxin-antitoxin system VapC family toxin: MSFLLDTVVVSELMKKNQNPNVIRWIDAQEPPLLFVSVVTVGEIEQGIGRLPHGERRRAFEQMAREALPARFAERILPVSIEVASSWGAFSGRHKQTLPVIDGLIAATARVHGLTVVTRNVTDFRRFDVPVFDPWK; this comes from the coding sequence GTGAGCTTCCTGCTCGATACCGTGGTTGTTTCGGAGCTGATGAAGAAAAACCAGAACCCGAACGTCATACGCTGGATCGATGCCCAGGAACCACCTTTACTCTTCGTAAGCGTGGTTACCGTCGGTGAGATTGAACAAGGGATCGGACGTCTGCCGCACGGGGAACGGCGGCGTGCCTTCGAGCAGATGGCGCGCGAGGCGTTGCCAGCACGTTTCGCCGAGCGCATTCTGCCAGTGAGCATTGAAGTGGCATCTTCGTGGGGTGCATTCTCCGGCCGCCATAAGCAGACGCTACCCGTGATAGATGGCCTCATCGCTGCCACGGCCCGTGTGCATGGCTTGACAGTGGTCACACGCAACGTAACGGATTTCCGGCGTTTTGACGTGCCGGTATTTGATCCCTGGAAATAA
- a CDS encoding restriction endonuclease subunit S — MVEVLTPISREEVVDPVREYRLLGVRLDGQGPFLREMVLGSETAANKLFCVAAGDFIYSRLFAWRGAFGIIEEELDGCYVSGEFPTFAPIANKIDIRFLRYWFRLSGTLDRVSEDCSGSTPLTRNRFKEKFFLSLEIPLPPLAEQRRIVARIEELAAKIAEARSLRQQTTAEVEAFVISVHAKLAAKRTKKLGEVLKLDEDAAAILPTGSYPQVGMRSFGGGLFPKGAVAGMETTYRAFNRLYEGALVLSQVKGWEGAVAVCPTELAGWFVSPEYRTFRCIPSETRPGYLGPLVRTEWFWGKLAHATRGVGARRERTRPEQFLEIELPMPDVEHQKRGEMLFAQVDALKRLQVETVAELDAMLPAILDRAFKGELR; from the coding sequence TTGGTCGAAGTATTGACGCCGATCAGCCGGGAAGAGGTAGTTGATCCCGTACGCGAATATCGGCTGCTCGGCGTTCGGTTGGACGGCCAAGGACCGTTCCTGCGTGAAATGGTGCTCGGTTCGGAAACGGCGGCTAACAAATTGTTTTGTGTCGCAGCAGGCGACTTTATTTACAGCAGGCTTTTTGCTTGGCGAGGCGCATTCGGTATTATCGAGGAGGAGTTGGATGGCTGTTACGTCTCCGGCGAGTTCCCGACATTCGCGCCGATCGCCAACAAGATCGACATCCGCTTCCTACGCTATTGGTTCCGATTATCCGGGACCTTGGATCGCGTGAGTGAGGATTGTAGCGGGAGCACGCCGCTCACGCGGAACCGTTTCAAAGAGAAATTTTTTCTTTCCCTCGAAATACCCCTGCCGCCGTTGGCCGAGCAGCGGCGCATCGTGGCGCGCATCGAAGAACTGGCCGCCAAAATCGCCGAAGCCCGCTCTCTCCGCCAGCAGACAACTGCGGAAGTTGAGGCTTTTGTCATAAGTGTTCATGCCAAACTCGCGGCTAAACGTACGAAGAAGTTAGGAGAAGTGCTCAAACTCGATGAAGATGCAGCGGCGATTTTGCCAACGGGTTCCTATCCACAGGTCGGCATGCGAAGTTTTGGCGGCGGTCTTTTTCCGAAGGGCGCAGTCGCTGGAATGGAAACGACCTACAGGGCCTTCAACCGGCTTTACGAAGGCGCTCTCGTCCTCAGCCAAGTGAAGGGATGGGAAGGCGCTGTAGCCGTCTGCCCGACGGAGTTAGCAGGGTGGTTCGTGTCCCCCGAATACCGCACCTTTCGCTGTATACCAAGCGAAACTCGGCCTGGTTACTTGGGGCCACTGGTGCGGACAGAATGGTTCTGGGGCAAGCTGGCACACGCTACTAGAGGAGTCGGTGCCCGCCGAGAACGTACGCGACCGGAACAGTTTCTTGAGATCGAACTGCCTATGCCTGACGTAGAGCATCAGAAGAGAGGTGAGATGCTATTTGCGCAAGTGGACGCACTGAAACGCCTGCAGGTTGAGACCGTCGCCGAACTCGACGCCATGTTGCCCGCCATCCTCGACCGCGCTTTCAAGGGAGAACTGAGGTAG
- the pmbA gene encoding metalloprotease PmbA, which translates to MSSAIVASSAVADKESRKRLAAVVEQVLAEAKKSGATAAEAGVNISQGLSVTVRLGEVETVEHTRDKGMGVTVYFGQRTGSASTTDFSEKALRETVRAASTIAKFTAEDDCAGLADPERLAKNIPDLDLYHPWNPGTDRAIELARAAEAAARAIDKRIANSEGGSLSSHEGLEVYGNSNGFLGTVAATRHNLSVSVIAQDEVGMQRDYWYTVARNAKNLESPESVGQMAARRSLHRLGSRKLSTRQCPVLYEAPLATSLVSHFIGAVRGTSLYRQASFLLDALGKPVFSDFVRIHEQPHLKGAQGSAAFDSEGVATKPRDLIRDGVLQGYVLDSYSARKLKLPTTGNAGGVHNLTIDPGKEDLAALMKRMNTGLLVTELIGFGVNTITGDYSRGAAGFWVENGEIQYPVEEITIAGNLKDMFRRIVAVGSDVDTRGNIRSGSILIENMTVAGS; encoded by the coding sequence ATGAGTAGCGCCATCGTTGCCAGCTCCGCCGTGGCGGACAAAGAATCGCGTAAGCGCCTCGCTGCTGTTGTCGAACAGGTTCTCGCCGAAGCGAAAAAATCCGGCGCCACCGCGGCCGAGGCCGGTGTGAATATCAGCCAGGGTCTGTCAGTGACAGTGCGCCTCGGCGAAGTCGAAACCGTGGAGCACACGCGCGACAAAGGCATGGGCGTAACTGTTTATTTCGGACAGCGCACCGGTTCGGCCAGCACCACCGATTTCAGCGAAAAGGCCTTGCGCGAAACCGTGCGCGCCGCCAGTACTATTGCGAAATTCACCGCCGAGGATGACTGCGCCGGCCTCGCCGACCCGGAACGGCTGGCGAAAAATATTCCTGATCTCGATCTGTATCATCCCTGGAATCCGGGCACGGACCGGGCCATCGAACTTGCGCGCGCCGCTGAAGCCGCCGCGCGTGCCATAGACAAGCGCATCGCCAATTCCGAGGGCGGCAGTCTTTCCTCGCACGAAGGACTGGAAGTGTATGGCAACAGCAACGGGTTTCTCGGCACGGTTGCGGCCACGCGCCACAACCTGTCGGTAAGTGTGATCGCGCAGGACGAGGTCGGCATGCAGCGCGATTACTGGTACACCGTGGCGCGCAACGCAAAAAATCTGGAATCGCCGGAGTCGGTTGGTCAGATGGCGGCGCGCCGCAGCCTGCACCGGCTCGGCAGCCGCAAGCTCTCCACGCGCCAGTGCCCGGTGCTGTACGAAGCGCCGCTCGCCACCAGTCTGGTGTCGCATTTCATTGGTGCTGTGCGCGGCACCAGCCTTTACCGCCAGGCCTCGTTCCTGCTGGATGCACTCGGCAAGCCGGTGTTCTCCGATTTCGTGCGCATTCACGAGCAGCCACATCTGAAAGGCGCGCAGGGCAGTGCAGCGTTCGACAGTGAAGGTGTGGCAACAAAACCACGCGATCTGATTCGCGATGGAGTTCTGCAGGGCTACGTGCTCGATTCCTATTCCGCGCGCAAGCTCAAGTTGCCGACCACCGGCAATGCCGGCGGTGTGCATAATTTAACTATTGATCCGGGAAAAGAAGATCTGGCCGCGCTCATGAAGCGCATGAATACTGGCCTGCTGGTGACCGAACTTATCGGTTTCGGGGTCAACACCATCACCGGCGACTATTCCCGCGGCGCCGCCGGCTTCTGGGTCGAGAACGGCGAGATTCAGTATCCGGTGGAGGAAATCACCATCGCCGGCAACCTCAAGGACATGTTCCGCCGTATCGTCGCCGTCGGCAGCGACGTCGATACCCGCGGCAATATCCGCAGCGGTTCGATCCTTATTGAAAACATGACGGTGGCGGGGAGTTGA
- a CDS encoding carbon-nitrogen hydrolase family protein produces MTPMAAVQMVSGPRVPDNLDEAGRLIAAASAAGARLVVLPENFALMPLNDADRLAAAEPDGKGPMQDFLAAQARQHHVWLVGGTIPLSTKTAHKVRAACLVFDDQGKRVARYDKIHLFDVQLDNGEKYKESNNFEPGENIVVVETPYGKLGLAVCYDLRFPELFRRLLEKGAEIFAVPAAFTAHTGKAHWEVLLRARAIENLVYVIAAAQDGRHANGRETYGDSMVVSPWGEVLARLPHGAGSIMADCDRTRLQDVRKNLPSIRHRKLSI; encoded by the coding sequence ATGACGCCGATGGCGGCGGTGCAAATGGTATCCGGGCCGCGGGTACCGGACAATCTTGACGAGGCCGGGCGATTGATCGCCGCCGCAAGCGCGGCCGGCGCAAGACTCGTGGTGCTGCCGGAAAATTTCGCGCTCATGCCGCTGAATGACGCCGATCGTCTGGCCGCGGCGGAGCCGGATGGAAAAGGGCCGATGCAGGATTTTCTGGCGGCGCAGGCGCGCCAGCATCATGTGTGGCTGGTGGGTGGTACCATCCCCCTGAGCACGAAAACAGCTCACAAGGTGCGCGCCGCTTGTCTCGTGTTTGACGATCAGGGAAAACGCGTGGCGCGCTATGACAAGATTCATCTATTCGATGTACAACTGGACAATGGCGAAAAGTATAAGGAATCAAACAATTTTGAACCCGGAGAAAATATTGTCGTGGTCGAGACCCCGTACGGAAAGCTTGGGCTCGCCGTGTGTTATGACCTGCGCTTTCCGGAGCTTTTTCGGCGCCTGCTCGAAAAGGGCGCGGAAATTTTCGCCGTGCCGGCGGCCTTTACCGCGCATACCGGCAAGGCCCACTGGGAAGTACTGCTGCGCGCACGCGCCATTGAAAATCTCGTCTACGTCATTGCCGCGGCGCAGGACGGCCGTCACGCCAACGGGCGTGAAACCTATGGTGACAGCATGGTCGTGAGTCCCTGGGGTGAAGTCCTGGCGCGTCTCCCGCACGGTGCGGGCAGCATCATGGCCGATTGCGACCGCACACGGCTGCAAGACGTGCGCAAGAATTTGCCGAGCATCCGGCACCGGAAGCTTAGTATATGA